One part of the Segnochrobactrum spirostomi genome encodes these proteins:
- a CDS encoding GntR family transcriptional regulator — MLTFNSPIDPAHAGKRGTISARACIELREAIVTARLKPGTSISETEVAKSMGISRTPVREAFARLFDEGLIEISPQSGTLVSRIDMQRVREAVFIRSALESAVVARTDVAPDPAALDELEMLLREQERLIDKNDRAALHRADMRFHSGLMRAFAVERAWTACLHVSADMMRVQFLIGMRRDHIEAIVEEHKGVLAAVRAGDPALASARLAAHIRNVDIDQADLQALNADYFRQSEEV; from the coding sequence CGCCCATCGATCCCGCCCACGCCGGTAAGCGCGGCACGATCTCGGCGCGTGCCTGCATCGAGTTGCGTGAGGCGATCGTCACGGCGCGGCTGAAGCCGGGCACGAGCATCTCGGAGACCGAGGTCGCGAAATCGATGGGCATCAGCCGGACGCCCGTGCGCGAGGCCTTCGCGCGGCTGTTCGACGAGGGACTGATCGAGATCTCGCCACAGAGCGGCACGCTGGTCTCGCGTATCGACATGCAGCGCGTCCGCGAGGCCGTGTTCATCCGCTCGGCACTCGAAAGCGCGGTCGTCGCCCGTACCGATGTGGCGCCGGATCCGGCGGCGCTCGACGAGCTCGAAATGCTGCTGCGCGAGCAGGAGCGTTTGATCGACAAGAACGACCGTGCCGCGCTGCACCGCGCCGACATGCGCTTCCATTCCGGACTGATGCGCGCGTTCGCCGTCGAGCGGGCCTGGACGGCCTGCCTGCACGTCAGCGCCGACATGATGCGGGTGCAGTTCCTGATCGGCATGCGCCGCGACCATATCGAGGCGATCGTCGAGGAACATAAGGGCGTGCTGGCGGCCGTTCGGGCCGGCGATCCGGCATTGGCCTCCGCGCGGCTCGCCGCCCACATCCGAAATGTCGATATCGACCAGGCCGATCTGCAGGCGCTCAACGCCGACTATTTCCGCCAGTCCGAAGAGGTCTGA
- a CDS encoding ABC transporter substrate-binding protein: MSLNRFGKDSAEIALEKFRAGKLDRRAFLTVMAGLGLAVAIRPTGASAAANEIVICNWGGAALEAFQKAYGAPYTAATGIPVAIDGAGPSTGAIRAMVESKNVIWDVTDGGMVDAVVLGKGGFIEPIDYSIVDKTLVGPDMAAEFGICNYTFSNVLAYDAKKTGGKVPTGWVDFFDLEKYPGKRTMCKWIQGQLEAVLLADGVKPEDMYPLDVDRAFKKLEPLLPHIIFWESGAQSQQLFRDGEVVLGNIWHTRANLLHKENPDFAWTWSQQLLFSSAWSVPKGNPAGKKVFDFINSSLQPEGQITLLRLMGNGPSNPKALALMTPEDKAVYPLAPENDKTALRIQAAYYAANEAELQNRFLDFISR, from the coding sequence ATGTCGCTAAACCGCTTTGGCAAGGACAGCGCCGAGATCGCGCTGGAGAAGTTCCGTGCCGGAAAGCTCGATCGCCGCGCCTTCCTGACTGTCATGGCGGGGCTCGGGCTCGCCGTCGCGATCCGGCCGACGGGGGCCTCCGCTGCGGCCAATGAGATCGTGATCTGCAATTGGGGCGGCGCCGCGCTCGAGGCGTTCCAGAAGGCCTATGGCGCGCCCTATACGGCTGCGACGGGCATACCCGTTGCCATCGACGGTGCCGGTCCGTCCACGGGCGCCATCCGCGCCATGGTCGAGTCGAAGAACGTCATTTGGGACGTGACCGATGGCGGCATGGTCGATGCCGTCGTGCTCGGCAAGGGCGGTTTCATCGAGCCGATCGACTATTCGATCGTCGACAAGACCCTGGTCGGTCCGGACATGGCGGCCGAGTTCGGCATCTGCAACTACACCTTCTCCAACGTCCTCGCCTATGACGCCAAGAAGACCGGCGGCAAGGTCCCGACCGGCTGGGTCGATTTCTTCGATCTGGAGAAGTATCCCGGCAAGCGGACCATGTGTAAATGGATCCAGGGCCAGCTCGAGGCCGTGCTGCTCGCCGACGGCGTCAAGCCCGAGGACATGTATCCCCTCGACGTCGATCGCGCCTTCAAGAAGCTTGAGCCGCTCCTGCCGCATATCATCTTCTGGGAGAGCGGCGCCCAGAGCCAGCAGCTCTTCCGCGACGGCGAGGTCGTGCTCGGTAATATCTGGCACACCCGCGCCAATCTCCTACACAAGGAGAATCCGGATTTTGCCTGGACCTGGTCACAGCAATTGCTGTTCTCCAGCGCTTGGTCGGTGCCGAAGGGCAACCCGGCCGGCAAGAAGGTGTTCGACTTCATCAATTCTTCGCTGCAGCCCGAAGGTCAGATCACGCTGCTGCGCCTGATGGGCAATGGCCCGTCCAATCCGAAAGCGCTGGCGCTGATGACGCCGGAGGACAAGGCGGTCTACCCGCTCGCTCCGGAGAACGACAAGACGGCGCTGAGGATTCAGGCTGCCTATTACGCCGCCAACGAGGCCGAGCTGCAGAACCGCTTCCTCGACTTCATCTCCCGCTAG
- a CDS encoding ABC transporter permease, translating to MTRFQRWALALTVPAAVLSIGLYVFPILQVLALSFLEPKPGFGNYLSLFGNSAIGRVVRTTITVSLLTTAITVVLSYVVAFAIVQMSRGRRRFALFLVMVPFWISVLVRAFSWITILRRNGVLNTVLTESGAISEPLDLVYNQFGVVIGMVHYMMPFAILLLVANLGDIDRRIIQAARSLGAQPATVFWRVWLPLSLPGIAIATLFTVIFSLGFLVTPAILGAGRVLMIAEYISVQISSTLRWGVATALSTLMLVAVGALVAIAMRHPAMRAAFGGGRA from the coding sequence ATGACTCGCTTCCAGCGCTGGGCGCTCGCGCTCACCGTGCCGGCCGCCGTGCTGTCGATCGGCCTCTATGTGTTTCCCATCCTTCAGGTTCTGGCTCTGAGCTTTCTGGAGCCGAAGCCCGGATTCGGGAACTATTTGAGCCTCTTCGGCAATTCTGCGATCGGCCGCGTGGTTCGCACCACGATCACCGTGTCGCTGCTGACGACGGCGATCACCGTCGTGCTCTCCTACGTCGTCGCGTTCGCCATCGTCCAGATGTCGCGTGGGCGCCGCCGCTTCGCGCTGTTCCTCGTCATGGTGCCGTTCTGGATCTCCGTGCTGGTGCGCGCTTTTTCCTGGATCACGATCCTGCGCCGCAACGGGGTCCTCAACACGGTGCTGACCGAGTCCGGCGCGATCTCCGAGCCGCTCGACCTCGTCTATAACCAGTTCGGCGTCGTGATCGGCATGGTCCATTACATGATGCCGTTCGCCATCCTGCTCCTCGTCGCCAATCTCGGCGATATCGACCGGCGGATCATCCAGGCGGCCCGTTCGCTCGGCGCGCAGCCTGCGACGGTGTTCTGGCGGGTCTGGCTGCCGCTGAGCCTCCCTGGCATCGCGATCGCGACGCTCTTTACCGTGATCTTCTCGCTCGGCTTCCTGGTGACGCCGGCCATTCTCGGCGCCGGCCGCGTGCTGATGATCGCCGAATACATTTCGGTTCAGATCTCCTCGACGCTGCGCTGGGGCGTTGCCACGGCGCTGTCGACGCTGATGTTGGTCGCGGTGGGCGCTCTCGTCGCGATCGCCATGCGGCACCCCGCCATGCGCGCGGCCTTCGGCGGAGGACGCGCATGA